One Tenrec ecaudatus isolate mTenEca1 chromosome 12, mTenEca1.hap1, whole genome shotgun sequence DNA segment encodes these proteins:
- the LOC142423331 gene encoding oncomodulin-2: MSITDILSADDIAAALQECQDPDTFEPQKFFQTSGLAKMSASEVKDVFRFIDNDQSGYLDEEELKFFLQKFESGARELTESETKSLMAAADNDGDGKIGAEEFQEMVHS; encoded by the exons atgagcatcacggaTATTCTCAGTGCTGATGACATCGCGGCGGCCCTGCAGGAGTGCCAAG ACCCAGATACTTTTGAACCCCAAAAATTCTTCCAGACATCAGGCCTCGCCAAGATGTCAGCCAGCGAGGTGAAAGATGTCTTCCGGTTCATAGACAATGACCAGAGTGGGTACCTGGATGAAGAAGAGCTTAA GTTTTTCCTCCAGAAGTTTGAGAGCGGTGCTAGAGAACTGACCGAGTCTGAAACCAAGTCCTTGATGGCCGCCGCGGACAACGACGGAGATGGAAAGATCGGAGCTGAAG AATTCCAGGAAATGGTGCATTCTTAA